From one Planktothrix agardhii NIES-204 genomic stretch:
- a CDS encoding hypothetical protein (conserved hypothetical protein): MNTPSSPSTPELEPQVKPNEPKPSYVKLAMRNMVRKGGKSLFHFALTTVGLVGFLVGMAYLTR; encoded by the coding sequence ATGAATACCCCATCTTCCCCCTCTACCCCAGAACTAGAACCCCAAGTTAAACCCAACGAACCCAAACCCAGCTATGTTAAATTAGCGATGCGGAATATGGTTCGCAAGGGCGGAAAATCCCTATTTCACTTTGCCTTAACCACAGTGGGTTTAGTCGGATTTCTAGTTGGAATGGCTTATCTAACCCGCTAA
- the apcA gene encoding allophycocyanin alpha subunit — MSIVTKSIVNADAEARYLSPGELDRIKAFVISGATRIRIAETVSGARERIIKEAGNQLFQKRPDVVSPAGNAYGPEMTATCLRDLDYYLRLVTYGVVAGDITPIEEIGIVGAREMYKSLGTPVEAVAEGIRALKSVATGLLSGEDAAEAAAYFDYVIGALS; from the coding sequence ATGAGTATCGTCACAAAATCCATTGTTAATGCCGACGCCGAAGCGCGTTACCTCAGCCCTGGTGAGTTAGACCGGATCAAAGCCTTTGTTATCTCTGGTGCAACTCGCATTCGTATCGCCGAAACAGTCAGCGGTGCCCGTGAGCGGATCATCAAAGAAGCTGGAAACCAATTGTTTCAGAAACGCCCTGATGTGGTCTCCCCTGCTGGTAACGCCTATGGCCCGGAAATGACCGCTACCTGCTTACGCGACCTTGACTACTACCTGCGTCTGGTCACCTATGGAGTCGTTGCGGGTGATATTACCCCCATCGAAGAAATTGGGATTGTTGGCGCTCGGGAAATGTACAAATCTCTGGGTACTCCCGTTGAAGCCGTTGCCGAAGGAATTCGTGCGCTGAAGAGTGTTGCTACAGGTCTGTTATCTGGTGAAGATGCAGCCGAAGCCGCAGCTTACTTCGACTATGTGATCGGTGCGCTCTCATAA
- the apcB gene encoding allophycocyanin beta subunit: MQDAITSVINSADVQGKYLDANSLQKLKAYFATGELRVRAASTISANAASIVKEAVAKSLLYSDVTRPGGNMYTTRRYAACIRDLDYYLRYATYAMLAGDPSILDERVLNGLKETYNSLGVPIGSTVQAIQAIKEVTASLVGADAGKEMGIYLDYISSGLS, translated from the coding sequence ATGCAAGACGCCATTACTTCCGTAATTAATTCTGCTGACGTTCAGGGTAAGTACCTGGATGCCAACTCCCTGCAAAAGTTAAAAGCTTACTTCGCCACCGGCGAACTGCGGGTTCGTGCTGCTTCAACCATTAGTGCTAATGCAGCCAGCATCGTCAAAGAAGCAGTAGCAAAATCCCTGCTGTATTCTGACGTGACTCGTCCCGGTGGCAATATGTACACCACCCGTCGCTATGCTGCTTGCATCCGCGACTTAGACTACTACCTGCGTTATGCCACCTATGCTATGTTAGCTGGCGATCCTTCCATTCTCGATGAGCGTGTTCTCAACGGTTTGAAAGAAACCTATAACTCCCTGGGTGTTCCCATCGGTTCTACCGTGCAAGCCATCCAAGCCATCAAAGAAGTTACCGCTAGTTTAGTGGGTGCTGATGCTGGCAAAGAAATGGGTATTTACTTAGACTATATCTCCTCTGGCTTAAGCTAA
- the apcC gene encoding phycobilisome small core linker polypeptide → MRMFKVTACVPSQSRIRTQRELQNTYFTKLVPYDSWFKEQQRIMKMGGKIVKVELATGKPGTNAGLL, encoded by the coding sequence ATGCGGATGTTTAAAGTAACAGCTTGTGTTCCAAGCCAAAGCCGGATTCGTACCCAACGGGAATTACAAAATACCTACTTTACTAAGTTAGTTCCCTATGACAGTTGGTTTAAAGAACAACAACGGATCATGAAAATGGGCGGTAAAATTGTCAAAGTGGAACTGGCAACGGGCAAGCCCGGAACTAACGCCGGATTGCTGTAG
- the psaK2 gene encoding photosystem I reaction center subunit X, producing the protein MSIQNNVPTTVSWSPSVAIVMIISNLLAIFIGFYAISKENRGKGPSLPGLPRMFTGFGFPELLATASFGHILGAGVILALGNAGVI; encoded by the coding sequence ATGTCAATACAAAACAATGTTCCCACCACCGTGAGTTGGTCTCCGAGTGTAGCCATTGTGATGATTATCTCAAACCTATTGGCAATTTTCATCGGTTTCTATGCCATTTCTAAAGAAAATCGTGGCAAAGGGCCGAGTTTACCCGGTTTACCCCGGATGTTTACCGGGTTTGGATTTCCTGAATTATTAGCGACTGCTAGTTTTGGACATATTTTAGGGGCTGGGGTAATTTTAGCCCTGGGTAACGCGGGAGTTATTTAG
- a CDS encoding N-(5'phosphoribosyl)anthranilate isomerase: protein MRIKICGITRPDQGCAIAQMGATMLGFICVRCSPRYATSEQIRRILENLPNSIQTIGVFANVSVEEIYQTVRETGLTGVQLHGDESPDFCDRLRQILPDTELIKALRVKSPATLIQAQDYFNYIDSLLLDAYHPQQLGGTGQRLDWQILKPFSPPCSWFLAGGLTPDNIGEALQQLQPDGIDLSSGVERSAGDKDLAKVSQLFQVLTDFYS, encoded by the coding sequence ATGCGAATTAAAATTTGTGGAATTACTCGACCGGATCAGGGTTGTGCGATCGCCCAAATGGGGGCGACAATGTTAGGATTTATTTGTGTTCGGTGCTCCCCTCGTTATGCCACGTCGGAGCAAATTCGCAGGATTTTAGAGAATTTACCCAACTCGATTCAAACTATTGGTGTATTTGCTAATGTGAGTGTGGAGGAAATTTATCAAACGGTCAGGGAAACGGGATTAACTGGTGTACAACTGCATGGGGATGAATCTCCTGATTTTTGCGATCGCCTGCGTCAAATCCTTCCTGATACAGAACTGATTAAAGCCCTACGGGTTAAATCCCCAGCGACTTTAATTCAAGCTCAAGACTATTTTAATTATATTGATTCGCTATTATTAGATGCTTATCATCCGCAACAGTTGGGAGGGACAGGTCAAAGGTTAGACTGGCAAATTTTGAAACCATTTTCCCCCCCCTGTTCCTGGTTTTTAGCCGGAGGATTAACCCCGGATAATATTGGGGAAGCATTGCAACAGTTACAGCCCGATGGTATTGATCTCTCTAGTGGGGTTGAACGTTCTGCTGGTGATAAAGATTTAGCAAAAGTGAGTCAATTATTTCAAGTTCTCACGGATTTTTATTCTTAA
- the psbO gene encoding photosystem II manganese-stabilizing protein precursor — translation MRYRALVAALLAICLTVLTACSDGPEAKDPKLLTYDDIRNTGLAVNCPTLPETARGSIAIDGGKSYSISGLCLQPTSYFVKQESTNKRKEAEFVPGRLLTRFTYSLDQIGGNLLVGSDGKLTFEEKDGIDFQPITVLLPGGEEVPFLFTVKGLVASSQPGLSSINTSTDLRGDFNVPSYRGANFLDPKARGVNAGYDNAVALPATADGADLSTANVKLADTKVKAGQISLQVSKIDGETGEVAGIFESEQPSDDDLGAKESLAVKVRGVFYGRIETAS, via the coding sequence ATGAGATATCGCGCTTTGGTTGCTGCACTATTAGCAATCTGTTTAACTGTACTTACAGCTTGTTCTGATGGCCCAGAGGCTAAAGATCCGAAGCTACTGACCTATGATGACATTAGAAATACAGGATTAGCTGTGAACTGTCCGACTTTACCCGAAACAGCCCGGGGTTCTATTGCGATTGATGGTGGTAAGTCCTACAGTATCAGTGGTTTGTGTCTGCAACCCACCAGCTATTTTGTCAAGCAAGAATCTACCAACAAACGCAAAGAAGCTGAATTTGTTCCGGGTCGTTTATTAACCCGATTCACCTATAGCTTAGATCAAATTGGGGGTAACCTGCTGGTGGGTTCCGATGGTAAACTCACCTTTGAAGAAAAAGATGGGATAGATTTCCAACCGATTACGGTTTTATTACCCGGTGGTGAAGAAGTTCCTTTCTTGTTCACGGTTAAAGGGTTAGTGGCGAGTTCCCAACCGGGATTATCCAGTATCAACACTTCTACCGATTTACGCGGGGATTTTAACGTTCCTTCCTATCGAGGTGCTAATTTCTTAGATCCTAAAGCCCGTGGGGTGAATGCTGGCTATGACAACGCCGTTGCTTTACCTGCAACCGCCGATGGAGCCGATTTAAGCACTGCTAATGTCAAGTTAGCAGATACCAAAGTTAAAGCGGGTCAGATTTCTTTACAAGTTTCTAAAATTGACGGCGAAACCGGAGAGGTGGCTGGAATTTTTGAAAGTGAACAGCCTTCTGATGATGATTTGGGTGCGAAGGAATCCTTGGCTGTGAAAGTTCGGGGTGTTTTCTATGGTCGGATTGAAACTGCTTCCTAA
- the sigF gene encoding group 3 RNA polymerase sigma factor SigF, producing MPTQVVNYPRGESLELLHQYQQSASKDIRNRIVQLNIGLVRKEVHHWVNQCTESYEDLLQVGCIGLIRAIERFDLSKGHAFSSFAIPYIRGEIQHYLRDKSPSLRVPRQWLTLQRQSVKVIQQLQLELKRPPTDGEVAEVLGISVNEWNEVRLANSNRSMLSLDAPIMDGEDGATCLGELVPDGRYRSFQLAQEDQIRVQQALAKLEDGTRKVLEFVFLYDLTQKETAERLGISSVTVSRRVKKGLSSLQKMMSGGE from the coding sequence ATGCCTACTCAAGTTGTCAATTACCCTAGGGGAGAAAGTTTAGAACTGTTACACCAATATCAACAGTCTGCTTCCAAGGATATCCGTAACCGGATTGTTCAATTAAATATTGGATTGGTGCGTAAGGAGGTACACCATTGGGTGAACCAATGTACGGAAAGTTATGAAGATTTACTTCAAGTCGGTTGTATTGGCTTAATTCGTGCAATTGAGCGATTTGACCTGTCGAAAGGTCATGCCTTTAGTTCTTTTGCGATTCCCTATATTCGGGGGGAAATTCAACACTATTTAAGGGATAAAAGCCCGTCGTTGCGGGTTCCCCGTCAATGGTTGACCTTACAACGGCAATCTGTGAAGGTAATTCAACAACTTCAGTTAGAACTCAAGCGCCCGCCCACGGATGGGGAAGTGGCGGAGGTTTTGGGAATTTCTGTGAATGAGTGGAATGAGGTTAGGTTAGCTAATAGCAACCGTTCTATGCTGAGTTTGGATGCTCCGATTATGGATGGGGAAGATGGAGCGACCTGTTTGGGGGAATTAGTTCCCGATGGTCGTTATCGGAGTTTTCAGTTGGCGCAGGAGGATCAAATTCGTGTCCAGCAGGCTTTGGCTAAATTAGAGGACGGAACCCGTAAGGTTTTGGAGTTTGTGTTTCTGTATGATTTAACCCAGAAGGAAACGGCCGAACGTTTGGGTATTAGTTCGGTGACGGTTTCCCGTCGGGTGAAAAAAGGGTTAAGTTCTTTGCAGAAAATGATGTCTGGTGGTGAGTAG
- a CDS encoding aspartate alpha-decarboxylase produces MGIIKLMHAKLHRVRVTEAKRDYVGSLTIDSDLLEKVGMLPLEEVQIVNINNGNRWSTYVLPGEAGSGIVCPNGGAALLCQKDDLLIIWANEQCDRSEILKNGHEAKIIVADENNHCQELLYQTLTPNQGSVEFHSLPGIPEGHTSS; encoded by the coding sequence ATGGGTATAATCAAACTAATGCACGCAAAACTTCATCGGGTCAGGGTTACAGAGGCAAAGCGTGACTATGTTGGTAGTTTAACCATAGACTCAGACTTGTTAGAAAAGGTAGGAATGTTACCTTTAGAAGAAGTACAAATCGTCAATATCAATAATGGCAACCGTTGGTCAACCTATGTTTTACCAGGTGAAGCAGGTTCTGGCATAGTTTGTCCAAATGGTGGGGCAGCACTGCTATGTCAGAAAGATGATCTACTAATTATTTGGGCAAATGAACAATGCGATCGCTCCGAAATCTTAAAAAATGGACACGAAGCGAAAATAATCGTGGCTGATGAAAATAATCATTGTCAAGAACTTCTCTATCAAACTCTAACTCCAAATCAAGGAAGTGTTGAATTTCACTCTTTGCCAGGAATTCCAGAAGGTCACACATCGTCATGA